CCTGTCTTCTTCTAATATACGCTTGATGGATTTTTCTGAAAAGGATAGCGAAGAAACCGAGCCTGACACTGGACTTGATGCCCAATGCTCATCATAAGCCATCACCATCATAAAATCGACAATTGAGCCTAATCGCTCTCGATCCAGAAAAACAGACCATAGCTCACTATTCGATTTTGGAGTCACATCAATAGAAACAACCAAATTTTGTTCATGTAGCAGCGGAGTCATTTCTCGCATGAATTGTACGAGATTTTCCTTGTCCTTCGTATATACATTTTCGAAATCAATATTAACACCTTGCAGCTTAAACGTTTTTGCATAAGCTAGCATCTGCTGAATCATAGCAAATCTAGTCTCATATGAGGCTAATGCTGTGTGAGTCCTGTCTGGATCAAAACCATTGCTAAACAGCGCCCAAACTTGAATACCTTTGGCATTTGCCCATGAAGAATACCCAGCGTCCGCTTTACTGCGAATATTTCCTTTACCATCCAGCAATTCGAACCAGGTAGGACTCACTACATTAACACCAGTCATCTCACTTATTTTATTAGTATCGGGATTCGAGGAGTAGACTGGCTCCCAGGTCAAATTAATACGTTTCCCGCTTCCTTTCCAAGCAGCAAAAGATTTCTCCGAGGATGCTGTTGTAGGAATCTTCTCAATGCTGAGCAGAGTAACGCTTCCTTTGGAAATGTATCCGATATTCCCTGACTTGGATTGAGCTAAATACCAGCCTTCCTGCTCTCCCCACAATCGCATATCAGAGCCAGCTGTTATATCCTCGATGATAGCAAAAGATTTATTAGGCCCTTCACGAAGTTTAATTCCTTTTGTTTTCGTTTCAGGAACTCCTGCGTGTTGAATTGCTTCTCCAGGCATCGTTAACGTAACAATTCCAGTCGTTTCGGCAAGCTCAATTCGAGCCCCGAACAATTCCACAAGCGGGGCACTAGGCAAATATAGAACATCATCAATCTTCTTAGCAGCAAACCTCAAAGAGAATGGTTTACGATTTAACGTAGCATCCAATTCTCCAGTCTTAAAATGAAGCACCTTAGTATCCGTAGTCAATATTATGGAATCTGTTTTTTCCTCATAGTGAATCCCTTCCCCCATCACCTGCTGTGCAACAGATATAGGAATGAGCAAGCCTTCTGCTGTTCCTTGAGCAAAGGATGAGGTCCACTTCCCTTGTATCATAATCGGAAATGGCTTCGAGGAATATTCAGGCTTAATATAAGAAGAATTAGGTGCATTAGATGCATTCCACCATATGACGGCAACAGCCGCTAACACGAAAAGCAGAAGAAAGAGCATCCAAGGCCTAGATCGTTTTTTGGAACGACGAGGTTCCGTTGACAAATTGCTGTTCAAAACTATTCACTCTCCGTTTCTGCCTATCTAGCTGTAAGAAGGCTTGTCTTCTAAAAAAGGAACGTTTCAACAGGGAAGAAAGTTGCTTGCTGTATGTTTGTTTAAGGCTCTAAATAATAAAGCACGCCAAGGTAGTCATCCCTGCGTGCTCATGAAATTTAAAATTTAATTAGGAATGCATACCTTTACATGTAGGGCAAAGACCGTATATCTCCATCCGATGACCAAGCACACTGAATCCTGTAGAAGCAGCCGCTGCATCCTCGACCTGTTTTACAGGGGGATGATCAAAATCGACCATTGTTCCACAATTCGTACAAGTGACATGATAATGATCGGACATATCGGCATCAAACCGACTGGAATCATCCCCGTAAGTTAGCTCTCGAACAAGATCGGCATCTACAAAAACCTTTAAGTTATTGTAGACAGTAGCGACACTTAAGCTCGGGTATGCGGGAGAGAGCGCACGAAATATATCATCTGCAGTCGGATGAGTATATGATTCCATAAGATAACGTAATATAGCGTACCGTTGAGGAGTCATCCGGACACCGCCGGATCTGAGCTGGTCCACGGCATGCTCAACCCTGGATTCCATGCTCTCACAGCCTTTCATAATGAACGCCTGCATTAAAGTAACAGGTATAGCTTTATTCTACGTTCCATTTCCGAACATTGTCAATGGAAGATACACCCCGACCCCATTCGCTTAGCTAAATGTTCTTCTATCTCCTGCTTTGGTTCTGTATTTTGGATTCCCACAGCCACAGAGCTACTCCAGCACCAATAAGTACAATAGCCCCGAACATAGAGCCTTTGGAATTAAACAGCCAGTGTGTCCATCTCGTATTTACTATCACAAGGATGATGACTCCCGCTACTGCAAAGAGTAGGATACCCAATGGAGGAACTCCGCGAGCCATTCTCTCTTCTGCTGACGGATTA
This portion of the Cohnella abietis genome encodes:
- a CDS encoding glycosyl hydrolase family 18 protein, with the translated sequence MNSNLSTEPRRSKKRSRPWMLFLLLFVLAAVAVIWWNASNAPNSSYIKPEYSSKPFPIMIQGKWTSSFAQGTAEGLLIPISVAQQVMGEGIHYEEKTDSIILTTDTKVLHFKTGELDATLNRKPFSLRFAAKKIDDVLYLPSAPLVELFGARIELAETTGIVTLTMPGEAIQHAGVPETKTKGIKLREGPNKSFAIIEDITAGSDMRLWGEQEGWYLAQSKSGNIGYISKGSVTLLSIEKIPTTASSEKSFAAWKGSGKRINLTWEPVYSSNPDTNKISEMTGVNVVSPTWFELLDGKGNIRSKADAGYSSWANAKGIQVWALFSNGFDPDRTHTALASYETRFAMIQQMLAYAKTFKLQGVNIDFENVYTKDKENLVQFMREMTPLLHEQNLVVSIDVTPKSNSELWSVFLDRERLGSIVDFMMVMAYDEHWASSPVSGSVSSLSFSEKSIKRILEEDRVPASKLILGVPFYTRIWTEEPKGTDGVKVSSKTMNMDAVQKLIKEKKLTPVFSEETGQQYVEFKEGNLVKKIWIEDASSIKARAELAKKYDLAGVASWRRGFESSDIWSVLDKSLQSRP
- a CDS encoding Fur family transcriptional regulator, whose protein sequence is MESRVEHAVDQLRSGGVRMTPQRYAILRYLMESYTHPTADDIFRALSPAYPSLSVATVYNNLKVFVDADLVRELTYGDDSSRFDADMSDHYHVTCTNCGTMVDFDHPPVKQVEDAAAASTGFSVLGHRMEIYGLCPTCKGMHS